Below is a genomic region from uncultured Sunxiuqinia sp..
TTGACAATCTCTTTGTTGGTTACTAAAAATGAGCGTACATCATAGTGGGTACTCAGTGGAATTTCAGTGGTTGTTTCCGGGCCAATCAACAACTGAACACGGCTCAACGCATCTTCGGGCCCAACGGCTTTAATGACGTCTCCTTTTTGCAGTATTGTATCGGGTGAAGGAGTAATCGCTGTATCTCCGTGCATAACGCGTGAAACAACTGCCTTAGTCATAAACCGAATGCGTAATCCACCAATGGTTTTCCCAACCACATTTTCATTTTCAACAACAAAATTTTTACGCATGATTTCTGGGTATCCGGCTGACATTTCTTTTTTGTATTGAGCTTCTGCATCCTTGATATTCACCCGAAGAAAACGAGGTAATAAGCTGACGAACAAAATTACACCAATAACTCCAAAGGGGTAACCAATACCATAACCAATAGATGCCAGTGGTGAACCGGTTGTGTCGATAGCAGCAGCCAATCCGGGCGTGCTAGTTAAAGATCCGGTTAACAGTCCAATACACAGGCTTTTATCAATCCCCATAAAATGGTAAACACCATATGTGATCAGACTTGAAGTAAAAATCAGTAAACTGGCCAGCAAAGCCAATTCACGACCATTCTTTTTAAATGAGCCAAAAAAACCTGGACCCGCCTGAATTCCAATGGTAAAGATAAATAATACAAGTCCTAGGTATTGAAAGTCTTTGGGAATGATGATTCCAAAATGTCCGAAAACCAAGGCGACAAAAATTACGGCAGAGACATCAAGCGATATCCCTTTTATTTTTATCCGCCCAATAATAAAACCGACTAAAATTATTAGAAAAAGTGCAAAATAGCTGTTGCTGAACAAACCCATGGCATTTGATTTTAAGGCTGCAAAAGTATAAACTTTTTGCCTTAACATCTTTAAATGTCTCTATAAATAGGATGATAAACTATTCTTTTAACAGAAAGGAAAAATCGTCGCCAGCCTTTAACTCGTGTGGCGCTTTACCCTGAATAAAAATACGGGTCGACCGTTCGCCAATCAGCTCCAGCTTATTGTCTTCCAGTTTTAACATGGTTCCTTCGCGTAAACCAACTACGTATACATTGGGATTGATCTCCAAAAACTCGGATATCCGCTGTTCGCGGGTTTCACCACCGTGTCCTTCAGGATTGGCATCGAGGTAATGTGGGTTAATTTGAAATGAAACCAGATTGATGGTATTAAATCCCTTGGGATCAATAATGGGCATGTCGTTGGTTGTGCGTAGCGATGGACAAGCGACATTCGATCCGGCACTCCACCCCATGTAGGGTGTTCCGGCTTTCACCTTCTGGCGAATCGGCTCCATCAAATCCTGATCGTGCAACATGCGAACCAACTGCCAAGTATTTCCTCCGCCAATCACAATAGCTTCAGCTTCTTCAACTCCTTTTACGGGATTTTTGAAGTGATGAATACCAACGACTTCGTGCCCAATTTCCTGAAAGCTTTCATTTACTCTTTGCTCATATTCGTCAAACGAAAAGCTAACGGCCGCGTAGGGAATGAATAAGGTTTTTACTTTTTGATCGCCTAAAAACTGTTGGATCTGATTTTTGGGATACCCCAGATACGGTTCTCCGGGCATTGTTGAGTTGCTAAGAAGTAATAATTTCATCCGTTCAAAATTTTCAAGTTTTTTAAAATTTGAGAACGGATGTGCTGCTCCGCTCTCTCATAAACTTTTTTAATCGTTGTTGTTTGTGAATTTTTGATTAATAAAAGTTCATGTCCGTTTCGTTTATTCCTATTTATATGGTCCGATACAGCATTGACTCAATACCTCGAACAAGCCATCTAAAATAAGAAAATCAAAAAGAATAAAACAGGAAATTTATCAGCAGCCTGATTTAAAAGGAAAATAAGGCTAATCCAATTGAAAATGGGTATAATTCAGGTCCTTTATCGGTAACAAATAATGGTTGAAGATCAAGCGTTGCATATAAGTTGACAAAGCGGTAGCCAATTTTGACCATGCCCGAAAAACGAAAATCGTGGATGTAAAAATCATCCGGTGTTTTCAGCTTTTCCTTTTTCCCGTTTTCGCGGTACTTCACTTTTGTATGCGAACTCAATCGCTTTTGAAGAACCACTCCGGCAGCCAGATAAATTCGATTTCCATATTCTTTCAAAGGAACCTGAAATTCAACCAATAATGGAGCACTAAGGTAGGTTGACGACAACTTGGATTTTTGTTTCGAATCATAAAACTGTTCGATTGGCTCAATGCGGTAGCCTCCCTTTTCAATACTTGTTTTTTTATCGAGAAAGTAAGTTTGAATTTCCAGGCCCAATCCGGTTACCAGTCCAATCGTATTGCGGGTTCGCTGCAAGCTTTTCGAAAACTGGATCAGGTTCAGATTCAAGACGGTAGATCGCAATAAGTTGACATCCAGAAAACCGGCATCCTCTTCAGCATACATCGAGTAATCTTCATTGGTAAAACCATTTACGCCCAGATAAATTCCCGACCAATGACCTTTGAATTCATCATCCCAGTAATTAAAGCCATCCGTTACGACACCATGTGGTTGAATAATATTGGGCTGGCGGCGTGACATGGACTGCTTAACCTGCAATGTATCTGCTGGTTGTGCGCTGACGAAAAATACGCAAGCCACTAATGATAATATCAGAGTAAAATGTTTCATTCTAATCGTATGCATTTTGTAGGGGTCAAGTGGAACTCGCATAAACGATCCTTCAGTGTGGACGAGTTTTTTACGTGCTCAATTCATGACTTATTTCCTCAAACAAAGTTAAGCATGAAAATTGAAAAAAGAAGCCAGCTCGTAGCAGGCTTACCTATTTTCTGAAAATTGTAATTAGAAGTTAACCAAGCCAATTCCGATTGAGAACGGAAAAAGCTCCGGTCCTTTATTTTCTTTGAAGAAGGTCGACAGGCTATATGTGGCAAACAAGCTGATATCTTTTAGCCCAATCCGACCGGCAAGAGAATATTTAAATGGATTGATGTTGAAACTTCCACGATCTTTGCTCTTGGTATGATCGGTTTTATACTTGGTGTGCGAACCGATATTTAAGCCACCAATCACGCCTCCCTGAACAAACAGGTAATTGCTTCGCCGGTTAACTGGAACTTGAAATTCGAGTAATAGCGGAATAGTCAGATATGAAACCGTCAGTTTTGATTTGTCAAATCCGTCAGGATCAATTGGCTTTGGCTCGATCATTCCATTCACTTTTTCTATTGTAAGCGGGTTGTCAAAGCGATAGTTGTTCATCGACCAGCCCATGCCGGTTACCAGTCCTATCCGATTCTCTTTTAAGGCAATATTATATTCTAAAAAGTTAATATTCACTTCAATCGACTTTGGCTGATTGAGCTCCATGAATTCATCGACTCCGAGGTAATTTGCACCGTAAAAGCCATTTACGCCCAGTTCAAAACCAGCCCAGTGGCCGTCAAAATTGTTATGTTTCCAGTTGTCTTTATCCTTATCATCATCTTCCCAAAACCGGTCACGGTGCATGTTAATGTTCGTTTGTCCCTCTCTCTCTATAATCTCAATATTTCGCTTTCCAAACCGTATATGTGTCGTATCGTTATCGTCATTATCATCAATATAAATCCGATCTCTAAATAGTCCCACTTCAGTTCTACCGGGTCCTTCTTTTACTTCAACTACTTTTCCTACTCTGGTGGTGTCTTGTGCAACTAGTGCCACAGCGAAAAAGAAGATTAACAGGGTTGTTATTACTGCTCTTTTCATGGTATTCAAGTTTATCTGTTTTACAAGTCATTTGGTTGACTTCCTTTTTTTTTGAAAGCCTTGCGAAACATGCTTTGCTTTGTTCTCGGTAGTAGGACGGACTGCTATTTGGAAAAGTTACAGATGGAATTAATCTTTTTTTAGCGGAATTGAAAAAGCGAACAACCGGGTATTCAGACTGATTTCGGATAATTTTCCTTTTCCATTTTTTTCGTAGTCTACCCGTTCATTACTGACAGTTGAAACGGCATCTAATCCTGCGGTTATGATATTACCCAAACTCAATGATTCATTTTTGTCTTTATTCAATACTTTCTCAGCCAGATATTCGTCTATACTCAGATAATCAGGTGCATTCGAATGTTGATGCTTCTTTTCAACCAGCGCAATTGTTTGCGGATTGTTGTGTTTAAGCTGAATACTTTTAGGCTTTAAAGTTGCAGGAGCGGCTTCCCTGATGGTAATTAATTGATTTGATTGCTTTTCAACAGGAGTTGTGATAGTTGGTTGAATAACCGGAATCGGCTTGATGACTTCGTGTTCTTTTTTGGGTTGCTGATTTTCATACTCATTCAAAACAATCGGTGCTTGATTCGGAGTGGTAACTTTTTGTTTTTCGAAATCCGGCTGTTGTTCTTCGGCCAACTGAACCGGTTGTTGATTTGTCGTTGAATAATTCCAAATAGCATAAACAAAAAAGGAAAGGAGCAAAACAGCTGCAACGTGACTTGCCCAAAGCATTAAAATTTTGGTGTTTGATTTTTTGTAAAGCCGTTCCTTGTCATTAAAAACAATATCGGGTTCAACTTGAAGTTTCGTTCTCAGGAATTGGTCAAAATAAAGCTCTTTTTTAGGATTGCTGGTAATTTCATGAATAAACGCTTTTTCATCTTCTATACTCAAGTCGTTTTCCATCAGGGCAATTGCCCGATAATCAAATTCGGGAGATTCAGTCAACGTATTTTTTTTCAAAACTTCTTTTCTTGGTAAAACCGTTAAATCGGGCTCCAGCTTTTTAATAGCCGAAACCGCTTTTAGTTCTTCATGAAGATCAGGATTGTCATTCAGGAAATCTAAAAACACATCAACCTGATTATCAAGCAAAGTACCGTCAAGATAATCCAAAAAGTAAATCTCGTAATTTGTACGGTCAATATTCATAAGTTAAACAAGCACATCTAATTTGCCAATATAATTCTTCAAAAACACCCGGGCTCGATAAATATACACCTTCACCTGGGATTCACTCAGAGCGGTTAATTCGCTAATCTCTTTGTAAGAATAACCTTCATAGTCGCGCAACATCAGTACCGATCGCTGATCCTCCGGGAGCAAACGAATGGCCTGATTCAGCACTTCGCCAATATCAGAATATTGCTGATCATGCCCTTCATCTTGAAGTTGCAGATCATCGTAACGTTTTTGACGCTGATCTTTTCGGATCACATCAATTGTTCGATGGTAAGCCGTGGATAATAAATATGATTTTATTTTGCATGAATCAACCGTTCGCTTATGCATCCAAAGCTTTTCGAAACTATCCTGAACAATATCACGTGCCTTTTCCTGGTCTTTGATATTCTTCAAAACAAATCGAAAAATTCCATCTGCATAAAGATTTACTGCTTGGTTATATTCTTCAACCGTCATACTTATTTGGGTCGTTACACCTTTATGACGGGTAAGGTTTTATTTTGTTACAGCAAGTAACTGACTAAGTTGTTTTTTTGACTGAGAAAGCTGAATTGCCCGTTGCAATGTTTCATCGATATCCTTAATAATTGGGAAGAATCCTTCCTCTCCGATAATATTGCGAGCGATGTAGGCTTTTATTTGAGTTTCAATAATTTTCCCACTTTTTGCCAAGCCCTTTCGATCAGTTTCCAAGCCTTCTTTGCTGGCATACACTAAAAACTGATCCAAGATTTTAGCATCATCCAGGTAATTATCGAACTCTTTTGCTGTTTTAAGTTCATTTAATAATTCCCGGTTGTTATCGCTATATTGGTATGCGAAATGATAAACCAGTGCTTTTTGCGTAATCTTCGAATAGTAATCGGAATAGCCGGATGTATCGGCAGCCACAAAATAGTCGGGCATCACGCCACCACCACCATAAACGATGCGTCCACCTATCGTTTCATACTTCAGGGAGTCGGCGAATTGAATGCTATCAGCTACTTGAAATTCACCATGCTCGGCTCGGTCCACAATGTCGTGGTAATAATCCAGCTGGTCGCCTTCAACATAGGGTTTTTGAATACACCGACCACTAGGAGTGTAGTAACGGGCAACAGTTAGCCGGAGTGCTGAACCATCTCGGAAAGGAATTTGCTCTTGCACCAGTCCTTTTCCGAAAGAACGACGACCAACAACTAATCCACGGTCGTTATCCTGAATGGCTCCTGCAAAAATTTCGCTGGCGGAAGCCGAATATTCATCAATTAAAACAATGATTTCTTTGTCTAAAGCAACACCCGATTTCGTGGCGTTGTAGGTTTTGCGAGGCTGTGAATTTCCTTCGGTATAAACAATTAGTTTTCCTTTGTCCAAAAATTCGTTGACCATATTGACCACTGCCATCAGGTAACCTCCGGGATTTCCACGTAAATCAACGATAATTTTTTGTGCTCCGGAGTTGGTTAGTTTTTCAACAGCTTCAACAAACTCTTCATGTGTCTTTTCAGCAAAGCGGTTTACTTTTACAAAACCGGTTACATCGTCAATCATATAACTTACGTCAATACTGTAAATTGGAATGTCGCCGCGTGTGATTTCAAAATCGATCAGCTCTGGAATTCCCCGACGTTTGATGCCGACAGCTACTTTGGTTCCTTTTTCGCCACGAAGAACATTCAACACATCTGTATTATTGATGTTAACGCCTGCAATGACTGAGTCGTTGACTGTCACAATTCGATCGCCCGCTAAAATGCCTAATTGATATGAAGGGCCACCGGAAACGACATCAACCACTTGCACGGTATCGTTGTGGATCGAAAACTGTACACCGATTCCACCAAAGTTTCCTTGCATCTCTTCATGAACTTCCTGCATGTCTTTAGCAGGAATATAGGCCGTATGCGGATCTAAATTTTTCAGCAATTCCGGAATTGTTTTTTCAACCAACTCGTTCGTTGAGACTGAATCAACATATGCCTCATTTATTAATTCAACAATGGTGCTCAACTTATTGGCTCGCTGAGGAAGGAAGTTTTGTGATGACGGAGCCTGTATTTTGGTCAAACTATTGCCAAGTACAATACCAATAATTACTGATACAGCAATTAAGATCGGCATGTAAACATTTGTCTTTTTTATATTCATTGACTTTTATTTATTCATCCATTACAACCTGAACGACCTCAATGTCAGCTCGCTTCAGTAAGTTGATGCCATCTTCCAACCGGTAACTATCGGTAAACACAACACGTTTGATTCCGGCTTGAATAATCAGCTTAGCACATTCTAGGCAAGGAGATGACGTAACGTACATGGTACCACCCTCGCTGCTGTTACTTGATTTTGCAACCTTTGTAATCGCATTGGCCTCGGCATGAAGCACGTATGGTTTTGTCTTATTATTGTCGTCTTCGCAAATATTTTCGAAGCCAGACGGCGTTCCATTATAGCCATCGGAAATGATCATTTTGTCTTTCACCAAAAGTGCACCAACCTGGCGTCGCTTACAATACGAATTTTGAGCCCAAATAGTGGCCATCTTCAAATAACGTTGATCAAGCAAAAACTGTTTATTTTCCATCGAATGAAGTGATTAATTGGCAAAAGTAATAAATCATCAGTCTTAAGTTACCGAATACATTACAAAAAAACGTTCACCTCTAAAAAGAAATGAACGTTTTCAATATATTTTTTTTACACACTGGTTTTAAACGTGCATGTATTTTTCTACTGTGTTTAAAAGGTCTTTGGATTTGATGGGCTTTGCCAGGTAATCGTCGCAACCTGCATCCAGCGCCTTTTCCCGATCATCGGACATGGCGAAGGCGGTTTGCGCTACAATTGGCAAGTCGGGCCGTTGGGCTTTCATGATTTTAGTTGCTTCATAGCCATTCATCTCGGGCATTTGAAGATCCATCAATACTAAATCAACTTCTTCCCTATTGAAGATTTCAATTGCTTCCTTTCCATTTTTAGCCCAATAAATTTTCGCCTTAATTTTGCTTAAAACAGCACTCAGGTATAAAAAATTGGATTCAACGTCTTCTGCAATAAGTATTTTAGGATTATCTATTATTGTCATGGTTGTATTCTTATTCTTGTTTATTATAACCAAAGATATCGAAAGATTTATTTAAATGCCATAGTTTATCTTATTTTTTAAATCAGTAAGTAGAATTTAAGTGTCAATCTTATTGCTTTCAAACACAAACGAAGAACGAGTGTTAATTTCTTCGAATCATTTCTAACAATAGAACTCGGAAAGTGATCTGAAACTCATTTACTACTCGCTAAAAACTCTCTTCTTTTGCTAATTTAAATTCTGGATATTTGCAGTAAAAGTACATACTATCGCAAGAAGTTCAAAAAAAAACCACCAACGAGTGCTCTTCTCTTCAAGTTATTTATTTACTTTTAATGGCAACGGCAAAAATTAAAAATAGTTAATCTAGCAATTGCATGGAATCGGGAAATGGCGGGACGACGGTAAAGGGACATCTTAATATCAGCGAGTTTTTCGAGATTGCAGAACTCCAAAAGCTACAAGACTTATTCTCAGAGGTGCACCAGATTGCTTCATTAATTACTTATCCTGATGGGACTCCGATTACGCAAGCCTCTAATTTTTCTAGCTTGTGCTCCGATGTGATCCGGCAAACAGAAAAAGGGGCTCGCAATTGTTCCCGATCAGATTCTGTTATTGGACAGTACAATACCGATGGACCAACTGTTCGGAGATGCTTAAGTGCGGGATTATGGGACGCCGGGGTTAGCATGAAAGTTGGAGATAAACATATTGCAAACTGGTTAATTGGCCAGGTTAAAGGAGACGACTTTGACGAAAACAGCATTGTCAGGTATGCCGATAAAATCGGAGTTGACCGAGGAAAGTTCATTCGCGCTTATCGTGATGTCACTGTTATGAGCGAGTCCAAATTCCGGAAAATTGCTGAATTGCTTTATGTTTATGTAAATCAACTAACAGAAAAGATTCATACCAAACAACTTTTAGTTCAGGCAAATACTGAATTTGAACAGATTACCCAAAGCCTGTCCGATATTATCTGGATGGGCGAATGGAATACTGATACTGGCGAGGTAGTACATTCCTATATTTCAGATGTTGCCGACGAGCTTCTGTTACTTCCCAAAGATACAATAGCCAATAGTTTCGATACATTTTTCTCATATATACTACCAGAATATATAGAAAATGTAAATGTCGTTCTTTCAAAAGCATTACAAGATCAGGAGAAAGAATATTCCATTATTTATGAAATAAAAAAAGGGAATGGGGAAATTTCATGGTTCGAATCTACAGGTAAGAGTCATAAACATGGAAGTGCAGTAAGAATTGTTGGTGTTACGAAGGACCTCACGGAAAGTAAAAAGATAAAACAACAATTAAAAGAAAACGAAGTACGATACCGGGAACTAGCTGAGCATCTTCCTTCGGGGGTTGCGGTGTATCGACCAATAGAAGATGGCAACGATTTTGTTTTTGTCGATTTTAATTCATCTGCTGAAAGAATAACAAGTACCTCGAAAGAAAATATTATTGGAAAAAAGCTTTCTGAACGATTTCCCAACATGGCAGAATCTCCTCTATTCATAGCTGTCAGGAAAGTATACGAAACGGGAGAAGAAGCTCATATTGATCCTATTTATTATTCGGATAGTGCTAGAAGTGGATGGCGTGAAAACTCAATTTATAAGTTGCCAAGCGGCGAAATAGTCGCTATTTTTAAAGATGTGACTGCTCTTAAAAACGCGCAAGACAAACTGAAACGAAAAAACAAGAAACTAAAAGAAGCCAAGAGAATAGCGAAACAAAATGCTCATCGGTTTAAAGCATTGCATGATGCATCATTTGGGGGAATAGCCATCCACGACAAAGCCGTTATTCTGGATTGTAATTTCGGACTTTCGAAACTTTCGGGCTATTCGCATGAAGAATTAGTTGGCATGAACGGTTTGCTGCTAATTGCTGAAGAATCCCGGGAGTTAGTCATGAATAATATTATTGAAGGATATGAAGAATCATATGAGGTAATCGCTGTCAAAAAGAATGGTGAACGATATCCGGTGAGACTAGAAGGAAGAATGATTCACTACAAAGGTGAAAAAGTAAGAGTCGTTGAATTCAGAGACATAACCGAAAGAAAAAAACTCGAGATGGAACAAATAAGAAAGGAACGACTGCTTAATGAAACCGGGCGAATCGCAAAAATAGGAGGCTGGGAGTTTGATGTTCTGACATTGAAACCCTATTTATCAAACGAAGTCAAGCGGATATATGGACTTCCTATTGATGAGGAGCTTCCGGAAGGAACTGACATTCTTCGAAACTATCCTGGAGAAAGTTTGAAAACGATAAAGAAATCTCTAAATCAACTGATTAAAACAGGTACATCCTATGATATAGAAACTCCATTTATTAGCGAAAAAGGTGAAGAAAAATGGGTTCGATCAATTGGGCTGGCGGAGAAAGAACATGGAAAAGTTGTTCGACTTTATGGAACAATACAGGATATTACTGATCAAATTAAACAAGAACAGCGAAACTTGAGACTCAGCGAAGCGATTGAACAAAGCCCTGTAAGCATAGTCGTAACAGACCTGAAAGGAAGAATTGAATATGTGAATCCGGCGTTTCAAAAAGTTACCGGGTATACTCAAGAAGAAGTGATCGGGGAAAAAACGAACTTGTTGTCATCGGGCTATCACAATTCTCAATTCTACAAAAATTTGCGGAGTACATTATTGTCAGGAGAGAGTTGGCAAGGTGAGTTTTGTAATAAAAAGAAGAATGGAGATTTGTATTGGGAAAGTGCACGCATTTCTCCTATAAAAGACAAGAATGGCAAAACACTCAACTATCTGGCAATAAAAGAAGATATTACAGCGACTAAACAAATGATTAGTGATTTAAAAGAATCAAAAGAAAAGGCTGAGCAATCTGATCGATTGAAGTCAGCATTTCTGGCCAATATGAGTCATGAAATCAGAACTCCGATGAATAGTATCCTCGGCTTTATTGAGCTGATACAAATACCCGACTTAAATGATGATGATCGAGCTGAATTTTCGAAGGTTATTAATGAAAGTGGGGAACGACTTCTCGATACGATAAATGATTTAATCGAATATTCTAAGATTGAAGCAGGAGACATTCCTCTTGTTATTGAAGAGTTTAGGCTCGCTGGAGTTTTTGAATTTCAACTTAATTTTTTCGAACTAATTGCAAGAAAAAAAGGCTTGGATATTTCTCTGAGCATTTCGGAGGACCTGCAAAGTACGATTGTAAAAACAGATAGAAATAAGCTGAATTCGATTCTAACAAACCTCATGAACAATGCCATTAAGTTCACCAACCAAGGAAAGGTAAGTTTTGGTTTTGAATTGGAGCAGAATCAGGTGAAATGCTATGTTTCTGATACAGGAAACGGCATCCCTAAAGAGAAGATTGACGCGATTTTTGAACGCTTCATACAGGCTGATTTGAATTTGACGAGGAAATACGAAGGATCCGGACTTGGCTTGGCAATTTGCAAAGGATATTTGGAGAAGATGGGGGGAAGTATCTGGGTAGAATCAGAAGTCGGGAAAGGAAGTACATTTTACTTCACGGTTAACGATAACAATGGAATTTCTTAATTAAACATGCAGTGGTTCAACCCAGTCACATAACTCAGTTGATCCACCCTCATCGCGTAATGGAGTTACTAACGACTATTGTTGTAAGTTTACATCAATAAATAGTGCAACGAGATCAACCTGAAACGGAAAAAGCAATCGCTAAAAGTCAGGACTTCGCCAATGTGGAAGGAAACAGCTATTTTCCAATTGAATCATTAAATAAAGAATATTTTAAAGATGGCGACACTCAGACGGCTTGCCACTGGAGCGGAACCGCATTTTGCGATGACCGGGAAATTGATGGTAAGGTAAATCACAATGCCGTTTGGTTTCGCTGAGCCGTCGGGCATAGCAAACAGCATCAAAGGGCATGTCACATTTAAAAAGGCATACAAGTGATCAGTAATTAAGTTCAAATAAACATATAAACTAACTCAAATACATTTTGTTGTTTGTTATAAACGAAGACAATCTAAATGAGTAATAATTCTATGTTTACTGAAATGTCGACAAACGAGTTGGTGGCTTTATTGTCATCTCCCAAAGCAAAATTTATTGACATCCGTCCGGTTAATGCCTACAATGGTTGGCGG
It encodes:
- a CDS encoding TrkA C-terminal domain-containing protein, with translation MGLFSNSYFALFLIILVGFIIGRIKIKGISLDVSAVIFVALVFGHFGIIIPKDFQYLGLVLFIFTIGIQAGPGFFGSFKKNGRELALLASLLIFTSSLITYGVYHFMGIDKSLCIGLLTGSLTSTPGLAAAIDTTGSPLASIGYGIGYPFGVIGVILFVSLLPRFLRVNIKDAEAQYKKEMSAGYPEIMRKNFVVENENVVGKTIGGLRIRFMTKAVVSRVMHGDTAITPSPDTILQKGDVIKAVGPEDALSRVQLLIGPETTTEIPLSTHYDVRSFLVTNKEIVNKTLGQLNILNTYNATITRIRRSGINISPSPSSKLQFGDKIIVACHKESMEQVARIFGDDDRRLSDTDFFPIATGIILGILVGKLSVNFGSFSFSLGLTGGILLTALILGRTGKTGPIMWTMTGAANQLLRQFGLLFFLAAVGTGAGSSLVETFQQYGVELFVYGIIITLLPMIVTSIVARYVLKMNILTLLGTLTGSMTSTPGLAAIDGMTDTDAPSVAYATVYPIAMVLLIVFVQILSLI
- the pepE gene encoding dipeptidase PepE; translated protein: MKLLLLSNSTMPGEPYLGYPKNQIQQFLGDQKVKTLFIPYAAVSFSFDEYEQRVNESFQEIGHEVVGIHHFKNPVKGVEEAEAIVIGGGNTWQLVRMLHDQDLMEPIRQKVKAGTPYMGWSAGSNVACPSLRTTNDMPIIDPKGFNTINLVSFQINPHYLDANPEGHGGETREQRISEFLEINPNVYVVGLREGTMLKLEDNKLELIGERSTRIFIQGKAPHELKAGDDFSFLLKE
- a CDS encoding outer membrane beta-barrel protein — its product is MKHFTLILSLVACVFFVSAQPADTLQVKQSMSRRQPNIIQPHGVVTDGFNYWDDEFKGHWSGIYLGVNGFTNEDYSMYAEEDAGFLDVNLLRSTVLNLNLIQFSKSLQRTRNTIGLVTGLGLEIQTYFLDKKTSIEKGGYRIEPIEQFYDSKQKSKLSSTYLSAPLLVEFQVPLKEYGNRIYLAAGVVLQKRLSSHTKVKYRENGKKEKLKTPDDFYIHDFRFSGMVKIGYRFVNLYATLDLQPLFVTDKGPELYPFSIGLALFSF
- a CDS encoding outer membrane beta-barrel protein, producing the protein MKRAVITTLLIFFFAVALVAQDTTRVGKVVEVKEGPGRTEVGLFRDRIYIDDNDDNDTTHIRFGKRNIEIIEREGQTNINMHRDRFWEDDDKDKDNWKHNNFDGHWAGFELGVNGFYGANYLGVDEFMELNQPKSIEVNINFLEYNIALKENRIGLVTGMGWSMNNYRFDNPLTIEKVNGMIEPKPIDPDGFDKSKLTVSYLTIPLLLEFQVPVNRRSNYLFVQGGVIGGLNIGSHTKYKTDHTKSKDRGSFNINPFKYSLAGRIGLKDISLFATYSLSTFFKENKGPELFPFSIGIGLVNF
- a CDS encoding RNA polymerase sigma factor, yielding MTVEEYNQAVNLYADGIFRFVLKNIKDQEKARDIVQDSFEKLWMHKRTVDSCKIKSYLLSTAYHRTIDVIRKDQRQKRYDDLQLQDEGHDQQYSDIGEVLNQAIRLLPEDQRSVLMLRDYEGYSYKEISELTALSESQVKVYIYRARVFLKNYIGKLDVLV
- a CDS encoding S41 family peptidase codes for the protein MNIKKTNVYMPILIAVSVIIGIVLGNSLTKIQAPSSQNFLPQRANKLSTIVELINEAYVDSVSTNELVEKTIPELLKNLDPHTAYIPAKDMQEVHEEMQGNFGGIGVQFSIHNDTVQVVDVVSGGPSYQLGILAGDRIVTVNDSVIAGVNINNTDVLNVLRGEKGTKVAVGIKRRGIPELIDFEITRGDIPIYSIDVSYMIDDVTGFVKVNRFAEKTHEEFVEAVEKLTNSGAQKIIVDLRGNPGGYLMAVVNMVNEFLDKGKLIVYTEGNSQPRKTYNATKSGVALDKEIIVLIDEYSASASEIFAGAIQDNDRGLVVGRRSFGKGLVQEQIPFRDGSALRLTVARYYTPSGRCIQKPYVEGDQLDYYHDIVDRAEHGEFQVADSIQFADSLKYETIGGRIVYGGGGVMPDYFVAADTSGYSDYYSKITQKALVYHFAYQYSDNNRELLNELKTAKEFDNYLDDAKILDQFLVYASKEGLETDRKGLAKSGKIIETQIKAYIARNIIGEEGFFPIIKDIDETLQRAIQLSQSKKQLSQLLAVTK
- a CDS encoding dCMP deaminase family protein — protein: MENKQFLLDQRYLKMATIWAQNSYCKRRQVGALLVKDKMIISDGYNGTPSGFENICEDDNNKTKPYVLHAEANAITKVAKSSNSSEGGTMYVTSSPCLECAKLIIQAGIKRVVFTDSYRLEDGINLLKRADIEVVQVVMDE
- a CDS encoding response regulator produces the protein MTIIDNPKILIAEDVESNFLYLSAVLSKIKAKIYWAKNGKEAIEIFNREEVDLVLMDLQMPEMNGYEATKIMKAQRPDLPIVAQTAFAMSDDREKALDAGCDDYLAKPIKSKDLLNTVEKYMHV
- a CDS encoding PAS domain S-box protein; its protein translation is MESGNGGTTVKGHLNISEFFEIAELQKLQDLFSEVHQIASLITYPDGTPITQASNFSSLCSDVIRQTEKGARNCSRSDSVIGQYNTDGPTVRRCLSAGLWDAGVSMKVGDKHIANWLIGQVKGDDFDENSIVRYADKIGVDRGKFIRAYRDVTVMSESKFRKIAELLYVYVNQLTEKIHTKQLLVQANTEFEQITQSLSDIIWMGEWNTDTGEVVHSYISDVADELLLLPKDTIANSFDTFFSYILPEYIENVNVVLSKALQDQEKEYSIIYEIKKGNGEISWFESTGKSHKHGSAVRIVGVTKDLTESKKIKQQLKENEVRYRELAEHLPSGVAVYRPIEDGNDFVFVDFNSSAERITSTSKENIIGKKLSERFPNMAESPLFIAVRKVYETGEEAHIDPIYYSDSARSGWRENSIYKLPSGEIVAIFKDVTALKNAQDKLKRKNKKLKEAKRIAKQNAHRFKALHDASFGGIAIHDKAVILDCNFGLSKLSGYSHEELVGMNGLLLIAEESRELVMNNIIEGYEESYEVIAVKKNGERYPVRLEGRMIHYKGEKVRVVEFRDITERKKLEMEQIRKERLLNETGRIAKIGGWEFDVLTLKPYLSNEVKRIYGLPIDEELPEGTDILRNYPGESLKTIKKSLNQLIKTGTSYDIETPFISEKGEEKWVRSIGLAEKEHGKVVRLYGTIQDITDQIKQEQRNLRLSEAIEQSPVSIVVTDLKGRIEYVNPAFQKVTGYTQEEVIGEKTNLLSSGYHNSQFYKNLRSTLLSGESWQGEFCNKKKNGDLYWESARISPIKDKNGKTLNYLAIKEDITATKQMISDLKESKEKAEQSDRLKSAFLANMSHEIRTPMNSILGFIELIQIPDLNDDDRAEFSKVINESGERLLDTINDLIEYSKIEAGDIPLVIEEFRLAGVFEFQLNFFELIARKKGLDISLSISEDLQSTIVKTDRNKLNSILTNLMNNAIKFTNQGKVSFGFELEQNQVKCYVSDTGNGIPKEKIDAIFERFIQADLNLTRKYEGSGLGLAICKGYLEKMGGSIWVESEVGKGSTFYFTVNDNNGIS